A window of Torulaspora globosa chromosome 8, complete sequence contains these coding sequences:
- the RLI1 gene encoding Fe-S cluster-binding ribosome biosynthesis protein (ancestral locus Anc_8.227) yields MSDKNTRLAVVNADKCKPKKCRQECKRSCPVVKTGKLCIEVTPTSKIAFISEVLCIGCGICVKACPFDAITIINLPTNLNSHVTHRYSANSFKLHRLPTPRPGQVLGLVGTNGIGKSTALKILAGKQKPNLGRFDDPPEWQEIIKYFRGSELQNYFTKMLEDNIKAVIKPQYVDNIPRAIKGPIQKVGEILKLRMEKPQDLVDYYIKVLDLQNVMNREIANLSGGELQRFAIAMSCIQDADVYMFDEPSSYLDVKQRLHAAQIIRSLLDPTKYVISVEHDLSVLDYLSDFVCILYGVPSAYGVVTLPTSVREGINIFLDGHIPAENLRFRTEALQFRMSDANDDLRDDSTREFSYPAMKRTQGDFVLNVEKGEFSDSEILVMMGENGTGKTTLIKLLAGVIAADDGQKVPKLNVSMKPQKIAPKFPGTVRQLFFKKIRGQFLNPQFQTDVVKPLRIDDIIDQEVQHLSGGELQRLAIVLSLGVPADIYLIDEPSAYLDSEQRIICSKVIRRFILHNKKTAFIVEHDFIMATYLADKVIVFDGVPSKDAHSGSPEPLLTGCNRFLKNLNVTFRRDPQSFRPRINKLDSQLDKEQKASGNFFFLDSASV; encoded by the coding sequence atgaGTGATAAAAACACACGTCTCGCCGTTGTTAACGCGGACAAATGTAAGCCTAAGAAGTGTCGTCAGGAATGTAAGCGTTCATGTCCTGTTGTTAAGACTGGTAAACTATGTATTGAGGTGacgccaacttcgaaaatTGCCTTTATCTCTGAAGTCCTGTGTATCGGTTGTGGTATCTGTGTCAAGGCATGTCCATTTGATGCTATCACTATTATTAACTTACCCACCAATCTAAACTCTCATGTGACACATCGTTACTCGGCTAATAGTTTCAAGCTGCACAGACTGCCTACTCCTAGACCTGGTCAAGTGCTGGGTTTAGTCGGTACTAACGGTATTGGTAAGTCTACCGCTCTTAAGATTCTTGCCGGTAAGCAAAAGCCCAACTTGGGTCGCTTCGACGATCCACCTGAGTGGCAGGAGATTATCAAATATTTCCGTGGGTCGGAATTGCAGAATTACTTCACTAAGATGCTGGAAGATAATATCAAGGCTGTCATCAAACCACAATACGTCGATAACATTCCCCGTGCCATCAAGGGTCCAATTCAAAAGGTTGGCGAGATACTGAAATTAAGAATGGAGAAGCCACAGGACCTCGTGGATTACTACATTAAGGTTCTGGATCTGCAGAATGTGATGAACAGAGAGATCGCCAATTTGTCTGGTGGTGAGTTGCAGAGATTTGCAATTGCGATGTCCTGTATTCAAGATGCAGATGTCTACATGTTCGATGAACCGTCGTCCTATTTGGATGTCAAGCAACGTTTGCACGCGGCACAGATCATCAGATCCTTGTTGGATCCTACGAAATACGTGATTTCTGTCGAACATGATTTATCCGTGCTGGATTATCTCTCGGACTTTGTTTGTATTCTTTATGGTGTCCCATCCGCTTACGGTGTTGTCACTCTTCCAACCTCTGTCAGAGAAGGTATCAacattttccttgatggTCATATTCCAGCTGAGAATTTGAGATTCAGAACCGAGGCACTGCAATTCAGGATGTCAGACGCCAACGATGACTTAAGGGACGATTCTACCAGAGAGTTTTCTTACCCAGCTATGAAACGTACTCAAGGTGATTTCGTCTTGAATGTCGAGAAAGGTGAGTTCTCCGATTCCGAAATCCTTGTCATGATGGGTGAAAACGGTACTGGTAAGACCACCCTGATCAAATTGTTGGCTGGTGTTATTGCCGCTGACGATGGTCAAAAGGTTCCCAAGTTGAACGTGTCTATGAAACCACAGAAGATCGCTCCTAAATTCCCTGGTACCGTTAGAcaattgttcttcaagaagataagAGGTCAGTTCCTCAACCCACAATTTCAAACAGATGTTGTTAAACCTCTGAGGATCGACgacatcatcgatcaagaGGTTCAGCATTTGTCTGGTGGTGAATTGCAAAGGCTTGCTATTGTCCTGTCTTTGGGTGTCCCTGCTGATATCTACCTAATTGACGAGCCTTCCGCGTACCTGGATTCTGAGCAGCGTATCATATGTTCCAAGGTTATCAGAAGATTCATTTTACACAACAAGAAGACCGCCTTCATTGTCGAGCATGATTTCATCATGGCAACTTATCTGGCCGACAAGGTCATCGTGTTCGATGGTGTTCCTTCCAAGGATGCTCATTCTGGCAGTCCAGAGCCTCTACTAACTGGATGCAACAgatttttgaagaacttAAATGTTACCTTCAGAAGAGATCCACAGTCTTTCAGACCAAGAATCAACAAATTGGACTCCCAATTGGACAAGGAACAGAAGGCTTCAGGAaactttttcttcttggacaGCGCCAGTGTTTAA
- the SPT2 gene encoding Spt2p (ancestral locus Anc_8.224) yields MSFLSKISNLRKSLPATAPKEKPKTDRKVENDEYSILPKNYIREEDPAVKRLKELRRQELLKSGELSKKARSQSKSNVHRKKTETDDGYSAGTRFKKKIGASAAAPGVPSMPRTSEPIKKLSFEELMQQAENNAQKTGSDEGKSQSEVTADQKAKGQLPSRNYDKKISFKKRIDGNSRPATSSRPQRRGTEPQKKQPEAVRVRAVGAGLAQPNEKIRRQLEQRKRQSRQQRKEIEYESDLDDFIEDDTSETYGRGSSRDEGQYDRDEIWALFNRGKRRSDLMFDDYEDDDMEANEMEILEEEEKAGMMARLEDKREEEWLKKHEQEKKRRKRMKG; encoded by the coding sequence ATGAGCTTTTTATCGAAGATCTCCAATTTAAGGAAATCATTACCAGCGACAGCTCCGAAAGAGAAACCAAAAACAGACAGAAAGGTAGAAAATGATGAATATTCGATATTACCCAAGAATTATATCAGAGAAGAGGACCCAGCTGTGAAAAGACTTAAAGAATTGAGGCGACAGGAGCTTTTAAAAAGTGGTGAGTTGTCAAAAAAAGCGAGAAGCCAGAGCAAATCCAATGTTCacaggaagaagacggAAACCGACGACGGATATTCTGCAGGCACcagattcaagaaaaagaTAGGCGCGTCCGCAGCTGCACCCGGGGTACCCTCGATGCCAAGAACATCCGAGccgatcaagaagctcagcTTCGAGGAGTTGATGCAACAAGCGGAAAATAATGCACAGAAGACAGGAAGCGATGAGGGAAAGTCGCAGTCGGAGGTCACTGCAGATCAGAAAGCCAAAGGACAACTTCCTTCTCGAAATTACGATAAAAAAATTAGtttcaagaaaaggatTGACGGGAACAGCAGGCCCGCGACGTCTTCAAGACCACAGAGGCGAGGCACGGAGCCACAGAAAAAGCAACCTGAGGCGGTCAGGGTTCGAGCAGTCGGTGCAGGACTTGCCCAGCCCAACGAGAAGATTAGACGACAACTGGAGCAAAGAAAGCGACAATCGAGGCAACAAAGAAAGGAGATAGAATATGAGAGCGACTTGGATGACTTCATTGAGGATGATACAAGCGAGACGTACGGCAGGGGATCATCCCGAGACGAGGGTCAATATGACCGTGATGAAATATGGGCGTTGTTTAATAGGGGTAAGAGGCGTTCTGACTTGATGTTTGATGATTATGAAGACGACGATATGGAGGCAAATGAAATGGAGATCCtcgaagaggaagaaaaggcagGTATGATGGCAAGATTAGAGGATAAACGAGAGGAGGAGTGGCTGAAGAAACATGAGCAGGAGAAAAAGCGTCGCAAACGAATGaaaggttga
- the VTC5 gene encoding Vtc5p (ancestral locus Anc_8.223), producing MKFGTKILNKSVPEWKLHNIDYEKLKKAIKRATVTSADGNDRENLENCTQLFKEQFGSINVFTSLKVKEISSRLVAIEASIINFKKRFSDAEDNRKLRSRQIKLISTHLDNCSSELQRLSRYLILQKIAVGKLFKKLIKHYPGGAQQARAYIQEIRELPELVDGYGGISFTKVDLDPYLLEVSLIVNVLHHLRLGLSEAVATSAKGNIDSSLAFDTQFCGRFASLQKFLISAENLEEFKFMILHHGFHVVADEIISTSRSIREASGSLNTMETRSIRSARSFKALQQVVTCQQPANLSGSPASMLQEQEIHVGKPVSSGTLFHSTSPRLCLSILDSKDKPSLLEDDTINQHPNLVMISGNGENHCVVMCHVGGLRDHLETADLSYREVAQIWDGETIDLESQEMQERPPMAKLAIEWIQSRRLKPVEPKIYFKRVRFICNEDDKTYLIALDEEITIDNLGTLPHAFVEIRKLPAPLASDDFDDKLVDLCEALIENKTQAYPLSSNMTLWRLCFELRHSKELQADLFDTILKEEFDLEDESPTSEDFFLLGKSSTLQKCSDKFRSNFESEDMNKRRSTIHVTPKEQQSIEKPRVRYWNEFDDDPEFYNDNGFYIDGTHGSADGEGVNPNSGCGFILFNKQFIENTYRLCQRVSGWFDLRDTKLVPVDASRYGSIGESTSSASANSINDVEAYLAEEDDESGQVYEYKHDQVITFMYLSSLLAACVTSGISFGIVLGLFHKKETDDDLEVADFLISMISLSLIISLVLICSSLLLLFSRYRLAPAWHYISCFVLFLLVILTVCYGFIEVFF from the coding sequence ATGAAATTCGGAACAAAAATTTTGAATAAATCTGTTCCTGAATGGAAGCTTCATAATATTGATTacgaaaagctgaagaaagctatcAAGCGGGCGACCGTGACGAGTGCTGACGGGAACGATAGGGAAAACTTGGAGAATTGTACGCAATTGTTTAAGGAACAATTTGGTAGTATTAATGTGTTTACTTCGCTTAAAGTGAAAGAGATTTCTTCTAGGTTGGTTGCCATCGAAGCGTCtatcatcaatttcaagaagcGGTTCTCTGATGCGGAGGATAACAGAAAATTACGCAGCAGACAGATCAAGCTGATCTCTACACATTTGGATAATTGTAGCAGCGAGTTGCAACGATTATCAAGGTAtctcattcttcagaagaTTGCGGTGGGCaagttgttcaagaagctcatcaagcaCTATCCGGGCGGCGCTCAGCAGGCTAGAGCGTACATTCAGGAAATCCGGGAGTTGCCTGAGTTGGTCGACGGGTATGGTGGCATCTCGTTCACGAAGGTGGATCTGGATCCTTATCTTCTGGAGGTGTCTCTGATCGTTAACGTACTGCACCATCTGCGGCTCGGCTTGTCCGAGGCTGTGGCGACGTCGGCGAAGGGAAATATAGACTCATCTTTGGCGTTCGATACGCAATTTTGCGGTCGGTTTGCCAGCTTACAGAAATTTCTGATTTCTGCGGAGAATCTTGAGGAGTTTAAGTTCATGATTCTGCACCATGGGTTCCATGTGGTTGCTGACGAGATCATCTCGACTTCGAGAAGCATTAGGGAGGCCAGCGGAAGCTTGAACACGATGGAAACGCGATCTATCAGGTCTGCTAGGTCGTTCAAGGCTTTACAACAGGTGGTCACGTGCCAGCAGCCGGCAAACCTCAGCGGGTCTCCAGCCTCTATGCTGCAGGAGCAAGAGATTCATGTCGGGAAGCCAGTGTCCTCTGGCACCTTATTTCATTCGACAAGTCCACGTTTGTGTCTTTCCATATTGGACTCCAAGGATAAACCTTCACTTCTTGAGGATGACACGATCAATCAACATCCGAACCTCGTGATGATCTCAGGCAATGGCGAAAACCATTGCGTAGTGATGTGTCATGTTGGCGGGTTGAGGGATCATTTGGAGACTGCAGATCTCTCATACAGAGAAGTAGCGCAAATTTGGGACGGTGAAACCATAGATCTAGAATCCCAAGAGATGCAAGAGCGCCCGCCTATGGCTAAATTGGCCATAGAATGGATACAATCTCGTCGTTTGAAACCTGTAGAACCAAAGATTTATTTCAAGCGAGTAAGATTTATCTGTAACGAGGATGACAAAACTTATCTGATAGCtttggatgaagagattaCTATTGACAATTTGGGCACACTACCGCATGCATTTGTCGAAATAAGAAAATTACCTGCACCTCTTGCCTCGGATGACTTCGATGACAAGTTGGTGGATCTATGTGAAGCCCTTATTGAAAATAAGACCCAAGCGTATCCACTGTCTTCTAACATGACTCTTTGGAGGCTTTGCTTTGAGCTTCGTCACTCTAAAGAGTTACAAGCGGACTTATTCGATACAATACTGAAGGAAGAATTCGATTTGGAGGATGAGAGCCCGACCAGCGAGgacttcttccttctgGGCAAAAGTTCCACACTCCAAAAGTGCTCTGACAAATTCAGATCCAATTTCGAATCTGAAGACATGAATAAAAGACGCAGTACCATACATGTCACACCAAAAGAGCAGCAAAGTATCGAAAAGCCAAGGGTAAGGTACTGGAATGAGTTTGACGATGATCCTGAGTTTTATAATGACAATGGATTTTACATCGATGGAACTCACGGTTCAGCGGACGGCGAGGGAGTGAACCCAAATTCTGGCTGTGGCTTCatccttttcaacaagcAATTTATCGAAAATACGTATCGGTTGTGCCAGAGAGTAAGTGGATGGTTTGATCTGAGGGATACAAAATTGGTGCCGGTGGATGCCAGCAGGTATGGATCCATAGGTGAATCCACTAGTAGTGCTTCCGCTAACTCCATTAATGACGTTGAAGCTTatcttgctgaagaagatgatgaatCTGGTCAAGTTTACGAATACAAACACGATCAAGTGATCACTTTCATGTACTTATCTTCTCTACTCGCAGCATGTGTCACCTCCGGAATCTCATTTGGGATTGTATTAGGATTATTCCACAAGAAGGAAACCGACGACGACCTGGAAGTAGCTGATTTCCTAATAAGCATGATTTCCTTATCATTGATCATATCTTTGGTGCTTATATGCAGCAGCCTTCTGCTGCTTTTCAGCAGATACAGGTTGGCACCCGCTTGGCATTACATCAGCTGTTTTGTACTGTTCCTGTTGGTAATTCTCACCGTGTGCTACGGGTTTATCGAAGTATTCTTTTAA
- the SLU7 gene encoding mRNA splicing protein SLU7 (ancestral locus Anc_8.222), producing the protein MGKDSTSENVHIPRYIKNQPWFYQDTKKDERLTGKDDYLVHHRQLKKGGALDIDNNSEPKLGLGIRDEFEKVQVVRTSKRGGNRCGNCGSLGHSRRDCLERARKVPRLDGDTGAVISVRKEAAGSSDWDARKDRWFGYTGKEYDEVLKKWENRRQTATQADEDWWDTDEEVELTKLGLYKDTGGILRAEEFGNTKLQRASVRLREDRAAYLNDLNAEEIKYDPKSRLYKTESLGSVDEESKMFRRHLTGEGKALDELNRFTRAHARREGIRDEIESDAKVKHVLIANPTKYERMLRQEQSKQPPRVGKITDLEARKSSGTAQSAKTKQDLKELYG; encoded by the coding sequence ATGGGTAAGGATTCCACGTCTGAAAATGTACACATTCCAAGATATATAAAGAACCAACCGTGGTTCTACCAAGACACTAAGAAAGATGAACGGTTGACGGGCAAGGATGACTACTTGGTTCACCACAgacagttgaagaagggcGGTGCGTTGGATATAGATAATAACTCGGAGCCAAAGCTGGGACTTGGTATTAGggatgagtttgaaaaGGTACAGGTGGTTCGAACGTCGAAGCGTGGCGGCAACAGGTGTGGGAACTGTGGTTCTCTGGGGCATAGCAGGAGAGACTGCTTGGAGAGGGCGAGGAAAGTTCCTAGGCTGGATGGCGATACTGGAGCGGTCATCTCCGTGCGGAAGGAGGCAGCTGGCTCGTCTGATTGGGACGCTAGAAAGGATAGATGGTTCGGCTATACGGGTAAGGAATATGAcgaagtgttgaagaagtggGAAAATAGGCGACAGACTGCGACGCAGGCAGACGAAGACTGGTGGGATACGGATGAGGAAGTGGAGCTGACGAAGCTAGGGTTGTACAAGGACACTGGCGGAATCCTAAGGGCGGAAGAGTTCGGGAACACCAAACTGCAGCGGGCTTCTGTGAGGCTGAGGGAGGATCGGGCTGCGTATTTGAACGATCTGAACGCCGAAGAGATCAAGTACGATCCCAAGTCACGGTTGTACAAGACCGAGAGTCTCGGCTCAGTCGACGAAGAGTCCAAGATGTTCCGAAGGCACCTGACTGGCGAAGGCAAGGCGCTGGACGAGCTGAACCGGTTTACGCGTGCCCACGCCAGGAGGGAAGGGATTAGAGACGAAATAGAAAGCGATGCCAAGGTGAAGCATGTGCTGATCGCAAATCCCACCAAGTACGAGCGCATGTTGAGACAGGAACAGAGCAAGCAGCCGCCAAGAGTCGGCAAGATCACCGACCTGGAAGCAAGAAAGTCGAGTGGAACCGCTCAATCAGCCAAGACCAAgcaggatttgaaggaattgTATGGATAA
- the RRP1 gene encoding Rrp1p (ancestral locus Anc_8.221) — protein sequence MVHSTGGPGSSTMDTNAFVKQLASNNRKVRENALETLQKYLNTKQFKDATQMQFNKLWKGLYFAMWFSDRPRPQQRLANELSELHMIYFDQRDNKTASEQLSLNDGAFIKFSRAFWKIICMEWFNIDRYRIDKYLMLVRRVLFNQLKYLKARQWDERLVDTYIERVLKWLPLSASAKVYNGVPLHIMDIILDEWERVVKSDLDEQEDEIPGSDVANLIEETPLVQFLEIFREINADVNNSKVLRNKIKSELLVDPRLAQWGVAAAANEPEPEASHDDDDSDGEDAEEWHGF from the coding sequence ATGGTCCATAGTACTGGCGGACCAGGATCATCGACGATGGATACCAATGCCTTCGTGAAGCAGCTAGCTTCGAATAACCGGAAAGTCAGAGAGAACGCCCTAGAGACGTTACAAAAATACCTCAACACAAAACAATTCAAAGATGCGACGCAGATGCAGTTCAACAAACTGTGGAAGGGTCTGTACTTTGCCATGTGGTTCAGCGATCGTCCCAGACCGCAGCAGCGCCTCGCCAACGAGCTGAGTGAGCTGCATATGATCTACTTTGATCAGCGCGACAACAAAACAGCGTCGGAACAGCTATCCTTGAACGACGGGGCGTTCATAAAGTTCAGCAGGGCGTTCTGGAAGATAATCTGCATGGAGTGGTTCAACATCGACCGCTATCGCATAGACAAGTATCTCATGTTGGTCAGAAGGGTACTGTTCAACCAACTGAAATATCTGAAGGCGCGCCAGTGGGACGAGCGCTTGGTCGACACGTACATTGAACGGGTGCTGAAATGGCTGCCACTGAGCGCAAGTGCCAAGGTGTACAACGGCGTTCCCCTGCATATCATGGACATAATACTCGATGAATGGGAGAGAGTGGTAAAGAGCGACCTCGACGAACAGGAAGACGAAATCCCAGGATCGGATGTGGCCAATCTTATCGAAGAAACCCCTCTGGTGCAGTTCCTGGAAATCTTCAGAGAAATAAACGCAGACGTCAACAACAGCAAGgttttgagaaacaagatcaagagcgAGCTCCTCGTCGATCCCAGATTAGCGCAATGGGGCGTGGCAGCGGCCGCAAACGAGCCCGAGCCAGAAGCATCAcacgacgacgacgacagCGACGGCGAGGACGCCGAGGAATGGCACGGTTTCTAG
- the SSS1 gene encoding translocon subunit SSS1 (ancestral locus Anc_8.220) — protein MAKGNEKKEAGSQIEKLADAPMEFVKDGRQFLSKCKKPDVKEYTKIVRAVGIGFVAVGIIGYAIKLVHIPIRYLIV, from the coding sequence ATGGCTAAGGGaaacgagaagaaagaggccGGCAGCCAGATCGAGAAGCTGGCAGATGCTCCCATGGAGTTTGTTAAGGACGGCCGCCAATTCCTGTCCAAGTGCAAGAAACCAGACGTGAAGGAGTACACCAAGATCGTGAGAGCCGTCGGAATCGGCTTCGTCGCCGTCGGCATCATCGGATACGCCATCAAGCTGGTTCACATCCCCATCAGATACCTAATCGTATAA
- the BUR6 gene encoding negative cofactor 2 transcription regulator complex subunit BUR6 (ancestral locus Anc_8.219) yields MLITLHTPRSPHRRDSTSGNEMDDAVLKEEPASAPEPATVSLTELQEVFDKIKTHFPPAKVKKIMQTDEDIGKVSQATPVIAGRSLEFFIALLVKRSSEVARQIGCKRISGEVMKETILNDEKFDFLRENVCGEAQEQESAQDSPADE; encoded by the coding sequence ATGCTTATTACGCTCCACACGCCAAGAAGCCCTCATCGGCGAGATAGCACATCAGGTAACGAGATGGACGACGCAGTCCTGAAGGAAGAACCAGCCTCGGCCCCAGAGCCCGCTACAGTGTCTCTCACCGAGCTCCAGGAGGTGTtcgacaagatcaagaccCACTTTCCCCCAgcaaaagtgaaaaagaTAATGCAGACTGACGAAGACATAGGCAAAGTGTCACAGGCGACGCCCGTCATCGCCGGCCGTTCTCTCgagttcttcatcgctcTGCTCGTCAAGAGAAGCAGCGAGGTCGCCAGACAGATCGGCTGCAAGAGGATCAGTGGAGAGGTCATGAAAGAGACTATCCTTAACGATGAAAAGTTCGACTTCCTACGGGAAAACGTGTGTGGCGAAGCTCAAGAGCAGGAATCCGCACAGGACTCGCCGGCGGATGAATGA
- a CDS encoding uncharacterized protein (ancestral locus Anc_8.218), whose translation MGSLSFDASHGIIWPTYAVMLIGSSVLAYWRHDSKKFLNANGTQKAVPLAFNFVASGLGCGVLSAYPQMANIDGLHGLLVYALASGLPMFVFALLGPMIRKRTPNGFVLTEWVFHRFGLLTGWYLGACTILTVFLFMVSEIASLKFAVETIAGIKALPVIIVECVVTTIYTSIGGFDISFLTDTVQVSVVFVLLIIVACAMGKYVEIDTSKIGPSGLLKANKLGWQLVYILTLAIFTNDFFMSGFWLRTFASRSNKDLLIGCSIACFILVTFVTAVGVTGFIAVWAGLIERADHENSASAFFILLAQLPSWVMGFALVFVAVLSTCTLDSLQSALVSSISNDVFRNSIPTLYVRGIAVAVMVPVVIVGLFAEDVLNIYLVVDLLSSSVVPVLVLGLLNKLDGYWTGWEVVGGGLGGIVAVWIFGTDYYDSGKEGARLLLISNGLYVDDWGTFGAFVAAPFGGLAVGGIIMLIRLTCAKAYRKENSLFHRASKRIGSITGIAALHRSYKRLEARLVPAYTLSLSVADEDTESTLLQETATLNKKKSGNTYQTTSYAD comes from the coding sequence ATGGGTAGTTTGTCATTTGATGCGAGTCATGGTATTATATGGCCGACCTACGCAGTGATGCTGATCGGATCGTCGGTGTTGGCTTATTGGAGACATGATAGTAAGAAGTTTCTGAACGCTAATGGGACTCAGAAGGCGGTGCCTCTTGCTTTCAATTTCGTTGCGTCAGGTTTGGGGTGTGGTGTGCTGTCTGCGTATCCGCAGATGGCGAATATCGACGGGTTGCACGGGTTGCTGGTTTATGCGCTTGCTAGCGGGTTGCCTATGTTTGTGTTTGCGTTGCTCGGGCCTATGATCCGGAAGAGGACTCCGAACGGGTTTGTGCTGACGGAGTGGGTGTTTCACCGGTTCGGACTGCTCACGGGTTGGTATCTGGGGGCGTGTACGATTCTGACCGTGTTTCTGTTTATGGTGAGCGAGATTGCATCTTTGAAGTTTGCTGTGGAGACCATCGCGGGGATCAAGGCGCTGCCGGTGATCATCGTGGAGTGTGTGGTGACCACGATCTACACCAGCATCGGAGGATTCGACATCTCGTTTCTGACCGACACGGTGCAGGTCAGCGTTGTCTTTGTGCTGCTGATCATCGTTGCGTGCGCTATGGGCAAGTATGTCGAGATCGACACTTCCAAGATCGGGCCGTCCGGGCTGCTGAAGGCTAACAAGCTGGGCTGGCAGCTGGTTTACATACTGACGCTTGCGATCTTCACAAACGACTTCTTCATGAGTGGCTTCTGGCTCAGAACGTTTGCGTCCAGGTCAAATAAGGACCTGCTGATCGGTTGCTCGATCGCGTGCTTCATTCTGGTGACCTTTGTGACCGCCGTCGGGGTCACTGGGTTCATCGCCGTTTGGGCTGGTCTCATCGAGCGGGCGGACCACGAAAACTCGGCCTccgccttcttcatcttgctcGCCCAGCTGCCCTCCTGGGTCATGGGATTCGCTCTGGTCTTCGTGGCGGTTCTATCCACCTGCACTCTGGACTCGCTGCAAAGCGCTCTCGTGTCCTCGATCTCCAACGACGTGTTCCGAAACAGCATCCCCACCCTGTACGTCCGTGGCATCGCCGTCGCCGTCATGGTCCCCGTGGTCATCGTAGGCCTGTTCGCCGAGGACGTCCTAAACATCTACCTGGTCGTCGACCTGCTGTCCAGCAGCGTCGTTCCCGTGCTGGTACTTGGCCTGCTGAACAAGCTCGACGGGTACTGGACGGGCTGGGAAGTCGTGGGGGGCGGCCTCGGTGGCATCGTCGCTGTCTGGATCTTCGGCACCGATTACTACGATTCTGGCAAGGAAGGCGCACGGTTGCTACTAATCTCCAACGGCCTCTACGTTGACGACTGGGGTACCTTCGGCGCCTTCGTTGCAGCACCATTCGGAGGCCTGGCAGTCGGTGGTATCATCATGCTCATCAGACTCACATGCGCCAAGGCCTACCGCAAGGAAAACAGCCTGTTCCACCGGGCCTCCAAGAGAATCGGCTCAATCACCGGTATTGCAGCTCTACACAGATCCTACAAACGCTTGGAGGCACGATTAGTCCCTGCCTACACGCTCTCGCTCAGTGTTGCTGACGAAGACACGGAAAGCACTCTGCTACAGGAAACTGCAACGCTaaacaagaagaagtccGGCAACACATACCAAACTACCAGCTACGCCGACTGA